The Pseudomonas putida nucleotide sequence GCGTCCCCCTGGAACGAATGCATTAACTAACGATAATTATTCGCGATTGTTACAGAGGCAGGGGGTAGGGTGCAATGTACGCTTATCGGATTGCCATCATGGAAAAGGCTGATGGCCTCTTCGCGGGACAAGCCTATTCAAAGGCCGTGGTTATGCACTGCGCGCCTGCGCCAACCCCGCAGCCGCTGCTCCAGCTGCAATGGGCTGTCGAGCTGCTGGCGGCGGGCCTGGCTGAACAGGATCAGCGCCAGCTCCGCCGTGACCTGCGCATCGGCGCTGGCATGGTGACGTTCATCCACTTGCAGGCCGAAGCGTGCCACCCAGTCATCCAGCCCAGCCTCGCGCAACACGGTGTCGGGGTTGAGCATCGGCGCCAGTTCTGCCACGTCGAGGAAGGGCAACTGCAGCCGATGGCCCAGGCTATCCTTCAGGGCCCGGGCAAGCATGCGCTGGTCGAAAGGTGCATGGAACGCCAGCACCGGGCTGTCGCCGATGAATTCGAGCAGGTCGAGCAAGGCTTCGGCCGGGTCACAGCCAGCGGCCAGGGCACTTGGCCCAAGGCCATGGATCAGCACGCTGGCGTTGGTTTTCTGTTCAGGGCGGTGCAGGGTGCGTTCGAACTGCTGGGCGAAATCAATGGCGCCATCCTCGATGGCCACCGCGCCGATCGACAGCACCTGGTCGCGGTTCGGGTTCAGGCCACTGGTCTCCAGGTCGAGCACCACCCAGCGCTGCTCGCGCAACGGGCACACCCCCAGTGGCCTGGCCTTGGGCAGCCGTGCCAGGCGCTGGCGCAAGGCATCGTCCAGCAGCGGGGCAGCGGGGCGCAGCCAGGCGAACAGGCTCATAACTGATACCGCAGGGCCAGGCTGCTTTGCAGGCGCTGGGCCTGACGCAGGGATTCGCGCAGGATGCGCCGGTCCA carries:
- a CDS encoding 3'-5' exonuclease — its product is MSLFAWLRPAAPLLDDALRQRLARLPKARPLGVCPLREQRWVVLDLETSGLNPNRDQVLSIGAVAIEDGAIDFAQQFERTLHRPEQKTNASVLIHGLGPSALAAGCDPAEALLDLLEFIGDSPVLAFHAPFDQRMLARALKDSLGHRLQLPFLDVAELAPMLNPDTVLREAGLDDWVARFGLQVDERHHASADAQVTAELALILFSQARRQQLDSPLQLEQRLRGWRRRAVHNHGL